The genomic stretch TGAAGCAGTATCAGAGCTGAAGAAATATTCAAAAATTGGCTTTGACACCGAGACACGGCCTTCTTTTAAGAAAGGAGTGCACTACGATGTTTCGCTTTTGCAGCTTTCTACCCCGGAAAAGGCCTTTTTGTTTCGGCTGAACCATGTGGGGTTTCCATCGTCCGTCAGGAGTCTTTTAGAAGATCCCAATCGAGTGAAAATCGGTGCCGCCGTGCGCGATGATATCAAGGCACTTAAAAAGTTGGAACCTTCTTTTCGCCAGGCAAGCTTCTTTGACTTGAATGAAGAGCTGAAGAAGGTGGGTTTTCATAATGTGGGTGTGCGCAATCTCAGTGCGATGGTGCTTAACATACGGATTTCGAAGTCCGAACAGGTGTCCAATTGGGAAGCAGAAGAGCTGACTCCAAAGCAGCAGCTTTATGCGGCCACGGATGCGTGGGCTTGCCTGGAAGTTTTTAATGAACTTTACAGAAAAGGATACCTGGATCAGCTTTTTTCTAGTCAATCTTCTTGAAAGAGGAAATATCCTCAAGCCGGGCAGTAACCTCTTCC from Echinicola soli encodes the following:
- a CDS encoding 3'-5' exonuclease; its protein translation is MIPYKISKDEVNELPLGHFEGDIVLIEDEKLVPEAVSELKKYSKIGFDTETRPSFKKGVHYDVSLLQLSTPEKAFLFRLNHVGFPSSVRSLLEDPNRVKIGAAVRDDIKALKKLEPSFRQASFFDLNEELKKVGFHNVGVRNLSAMVLNIRISKSEQVSNWEAEELTPKQQLYAATDAWACLEVFNELYRKGYLDQLFSSQSS